In one Methyloterricola oryzae genomic region, the following are encoded:
- a CDS encoding HisA/HisF-related TIM barrel protein, producing the protein MTVIPVIDLQGGAVVHAHLGQRQHYRPIETPLCPGSNPFSIVQAFLRLHPFSTIYLADLDALTGKVPQSDLIGALAAAFPAVRFWVDAGWPAPVGDWTPVVGTESLDCRQWRELSLEGRDWVLSLDHFDGQFVGPGEILSHLDLWPQQTLVMCLNRVGSSQGPDFDRLRHLRTLAPDLWLAAAGGVRGSGDLESLKKIGIDGALVASALHDGRLVTFE; encoded by the coding sequence ATGACTGTCATACCGGTGATCGACCTCCAGGGCGGCGCGGTCGTCCACGCCCATCTGGGCCAGCGCCAGCACTACCGGCCCATAGAGACCCCCTTGTGTCCGGGCAGCAATCCATTCTCCATAGTCCAGGCCTTCCTCCGGCTTCATCCATTTTCCACCATCTACCTTGCCGATCTCGACGCCCTGACGGGCAAAGTCCCGCAAAGCGATCTTATCGGAGCACTGGCTGCCGCCTTTCCCGCCGTGCGCTTCTGGGTCGATGCGGGCTGGCCGGCACCCGTGGGCGACTGGACCCCCGTGGTGGGCACGGAATCGCTGGACTGCAGGCAATGGCGCGAACTCTCGCTCGAAGGGCGCGACTGGGTTCTGTCTCTGGATCACTTCGACGGGCAGTTTGTGGGACCTGGGGAGATTTTGAGCCACCTGGATCTCTGGCCGCAGCAGACCCTCGTCATGTGCCTGAACCGGGTCGGTAGCAGCCAAGGCCCCGATTTTGACCGGCTTCGACACCTACGCACGCTCGCCCCAGACCTCTGGCTCGCTGCGGCTGGCGGCGTGCGTGGTTCCGGAGACCTGGAAAGTCTGAAGAAAATAGGGATCGATGGCGCATTGGTGGCCAGCGCCCTGCACGATGGAAGGCTCGTCACGTTTGAATAG
- a CDS encoding beta-ribofuranosylaminobenzene 5'-phosphate synthase family protein produces MPGASINPAPEIQIVAPARLHMGFIDLGGALGRRFGSIGVGVNEIATRLSLHPSDSLEAEGPGAARALRAARAVCAHLRIPCAGAITIHEAIPEHVGLGSGTQMALAVAVGMARLHGVELSARDAAQAIERGARSGIGIAVFEQGGLILDGGRGPHTVTPPVISRLAMPQSWRFILIFDQRGQGLHGKPEVSAFESLPPFPQALAARLCHRLLMQALPALAEGDIVNFGAVITELQQAVGDHFAPAQGGRFTSPEVGAALDWLGAEGAVGLGQSSWGPTGFCLLDSADLAAKLQAGAAQRFQGLDFVLASARNCGAEVQIQGADSSGRSESAEPRTRVASGAA; encoded by the coding sequence ATGCCCGGAGCCTCCATCAATCCCGCTCCCGAGATCCAGATCGTCGCCCCGGCGCGCCTGCACATGGGCTTCATCGATCTGGGCGGGGCCCTGGGGCGGCGCTTCGGCAGCATCGGCGTGGGCGTCAACGAGATCGCGACGCGCCTGAGCCTACATCCCTCGGATAGCCTGGAAGCCGAGGGGCCGGGCGCGGCGCGGGCCCTCAGGGCCGCCCGGGCGGTCTGCGCGCACTTGCGGATTCCCTGCGCTGGGGCCATCACGATACACGAGGCCATACCCGAGCACGTGGGCTTGGGCTCCGGCACCCAGATGGCTCTGGCGGTGGCGGTGGGCATGGCCCGCCTGCATGGCGTGGAATTGAGCGCCCGCGATGCCGCTCAGGCCATCGAGCGCGGGGCCCGCTCCGGGATCGGCATCGCCGTGTTCGAGCAGGGCGGTCTGATTCTGGACGGCGGCCGTGGCCCCCACACCGTGACGCCGCCGGTGATCTCGCGGCTGGCGATGCCGCAGTCCTGGCGTTTCATTCTGATTTTCGACCAGCGCGGCCAGGGGCTGCACGGCAAGCCGGAGGTGTCGGCGTTCGAGTCCCTGCCCCCGTTCCCGCAGGCCCTGGCGGCGCGGCTCTGTCACCGATTGTTGATGCAGGCGCTGCCGGCCCTGGCCGAGGGCGATATCGTCAATTTCGGTGCGGTCATCACGGAACTGCAGCAGGCGGTGGGGGATCATTTCGCCCCGGCCCAAGGCGGGCGCTTCACCAGCCCCGAGGTGGGCGCGGCGCTGGATTGGCTGGGCGCGGAAGGCGCGGTGGGTCTGGGCCAGAGTTCCTGGGGCCCCACCGGGTTCTGTCTGCTGGACAGCGCGGACTTGGCGGCCAAGCTCCAGGCCGGTGCCGCACAGCGCTTTCAAGGTTTGGATTTCGTGCTGGCAAGCGCGCGCAATTGCGGAGCCGAGGTCCAGATTCAGGGGGCCGATTCGTCCGGTCGCTCCGAATCGGCGGAGCCGCGCACACGGGTGGCGTCGGGGGCTGCCTGA
- a CDS encoding ATP-grasp domain-containing protein produces MNRLAIVTDDPGWHGVRLKRAFAARGLDSCYVSLTQCRIDLAGEGPAVVVPGFETELPKGVFVRGVPGGSLEQVTFYLDILHSLRLLGVTVYNDARSIERTVDKGMTSFLLRQAGIPTPPTWVVNSREDALRIAARELEQGHEVVSKPLFGSQGEGLQRHRHLEDLEQLADSNGIFYLQRFVHCGEAPHDWRVFVIRGRTVAAMRRCGLTWLNNVAQGARCEPVRLDDLLLCRMAEDAVKAVDIAYAGVDIIRDAQGRYTVIEVNSVPAWKGLQSVSDVEIAELLADDFLAQCAVPPPDVQASASC; encoded by the coding sequence GTGAACCGGCTTGCTATCGTCACCGACGACCCGGGGTGGCACGGTGTTCGGCTCAAGCGCGCTTTCGCCGCCCGGGGTCTTGATTCCTGCTATGTCTCGCTGACCCAGTGCCGGATCGATCTGGCGGGGGAGGGACCCGCCGTGGTGGTTCCGGGGTTTGAAACGGAATTGCCGAAAGGCGTGTTCGTGCGTGGCGTTCCCGGGGGTTCCCTGGAGCAGGTGACGTTTTATCTCGATATCCTGCACAGCCTGCGCTTGCTCGGTGTCACCGTCTACAATGATGCGCGCTCCATCGAGCGCACGGTGGACAAGGGCATGACCAGCTTCCTGCTGCGCCAGGCCGGCATTCCAACGCCTCCCACCTGGGTCGTGAACAGCCGTGAGGACGCCTTGCGGATTGCGGCCCGGGAATTGGAGCAGGGCCATGAGGTGGTGTCCAAGCCGCTGTTCGGCTCGCAGGGAGAAGGGCTGCAGCGCCACCGTCACCTGGAAGACCTGGAGCAGCTGGCGGACAGCAACGGCATCTTCTATCTCCAGCGCTTCGTGCATTGTGGCGAGGCGCCCCACGACTGGCGCGTCTTCGTCATCCGCGGCCGAACGGTCGCCGCTATGCGCCGCTGCGGCCTCACCTGGCTGAACAACGTGGCCCAGGGCGCGCGTTGCGAACCGGTCCGTCTGGACGACCTGCTCCTGTGCCGCATGGCCGAGGATGCGGTGAAGGCGGTGGACATCGCCTATGCCGGGGTGGATATCATCCGCGATGCCCAGGGCCGCTACACCGTGATCGAGGTGAACAGTGTGCCCGCCTGGAAGGGTCTGCAGAGTGTTTCCGACGTGGAGATCGCGGAACTGTTGGCGGATGATTTTCTCGCCCAGTGCGCCGTTCCGCCTCCGGACGTCCAGGCGTCTGCTTCGTGCTGA
- the fae gene encoding formaldehyde-activating enzyme, translated as MAKINKLLVGEALCGGGNEIAHIDLILGPRGSAAETAFANTLTNNKDGFTSLLAVVAPNLLCKPNTVMFNKVTIKNGKQATQMFGPAQRGVAMAVADCVEDGTIPADEADDIFICVGVFIHWLAEDDAKIQDYNYEATKLSIKRAIAGEPKAADVVARKGTEGHPFAAHN; from the coding sequence ATGGCAAAAATCAATAAGTTGTTGGTCGGTGAAGCGCTGTGTGGCGGTGGCAATGAAATCGCACACATCGACTTGATCCTGGGGCCCCGTGGCAGCGCGGCTGAAACCGCGTTCGCAAACACCCTGACCAACAACAAGGACGGTTTCACTTCGCTGCTGGCAGTGGTTGCTCCCAACCTGCTGTGCAAGCCGAACACGGTGATGTTCAACAAGGTCACCATCAAGAACGGCAAGCAGGCCACCCAGATGTTTGGACCGGCTCAGCGTGGTGTTGCCATGGCGGTTGCTGATTGCGTCGAGGACGGCACCATTCCGGCTGACGAGGCTGACGATATCTTCATCTGCGTTGGCGTGTTCATCCACTGGCTGGCTGAAGACGACGCCAAGATCCAGGACTACAACTACGAGGCCACCAAGCTGTCCATCAAGCGTGCCATCGCCGGCGAGCCGAAGGCAGCCGACGTCGTTGCTCGCAAGGGCACCGAGGGCCACCCGTTCGCAGCTCACAACTAA
- a CDS encoding TIR domain-containing protein — MHDVFISYAHDDNGIPRGASLPLGWVTLLAENLNVGPGVRRKDIFIDHRLQPGDAFAGDLVAKVEGSAVLVVLLSQNYVDSVWCGKELEHFVRSHANDPQRPADVFVVELHPFEELERVPEIIQQLRGQLIHAKFWFQPTDSPSPFLAGYPSPLDGGEAGKDHYWRELNKLRVAVDSRLRSLRAQPPIAPASQPLPAEVRPEADKSAWSSVLLADVTDDLESQRNAMRAALEAEGIAVLPEGDYVGLSPEEFEQNFTADLAKSERFVQLLSPVAGRKPRDYQASLPQLQYQRALAAKSPIMQWCERLPAMGEIADPGHAALFATESLRVTHLAGFQAEVIGTLRAAREQREREEKLAKQAPALEPSRRRLVFMDDLASQPGLNDRLRAIIKGENCDIRSLPPNAPLGNNGIDVKEVLKPCRAGITVFADRAKFLTVYNRLTFLLNQVAEGSLPVARWGVYLEQGTVQSEFGIDSEDVVPLDEQGLADFLRGL, encoded by the coding sequence ATGCATGATGTGTTCATCAGTTATGCCCACGACGACAACGGCATCCCGCGTGGCGCCTCCTTGCCGTTGGGATGGGTGACCCTGCTGGCCGAGAATCTCAACGTCGGCCCCGGTGTCAGGCGCAAGGACATCTTCATCGATCACCGTCTGCAACCGGGCGATGCCTTCGCCGGTGATCTGGTCGCCAAAGTCGAAGGCAGCGCGGTGCTGGTCGTGCTGCTTTCCCAGAACTATGTGGATTCAGTCTGGTGCGGCAAGGAACTGGAGCATTTCGTCCGCAGTCACGCAAACGATCCCCAGCGCCCGGCGGACGTCTTCGTGGTGGAACTCCATCCTTTCGAGGAACTGGAAAGGGTTCCGGAAATCATCCAGCAACTGCGTGGGCAACTGATCCACGCCAAGTTCTGGTTTCAGCCGACCGACTCGCCATCGCCGTTTTTGGCCGGTTATCCCAGCCCGCTGGACGGTGGCGAGGCCGGGAAGGATCACTATTGGCGCGAGTTGAACAAATTGCGCGTGGCGGTCGACAGCCGGCTGCGCAGTTTGCGTGCCCAACCCCCGATAGCCCCCGCCAGCCAGCCGCTTCCGGCCGAGGTCAGGCCCGAGGCTGACAAGTCCGCCTGGTCCAGCGTGCTGCTGGCCGATGTCACCGACGATCTGGAATCCCAGCGTAATGCCATGCGGGCAGCTCTGGAGGCGGAGGGCATCGCCGTGCTGCCCGAGGGGGACTACGTCGGCCTGAGCCCCGAGGAATTCGAGCAAAACTTCACGGCGGATCTGGCCAAAAGCGAGCGTTTCGTCCAACTCTTGTCCCCGGTGGCGGGCCGCAAGCCGCGCGATTATCAGGCGTCTCTGCCTCAACTCCAATATCAGCGAGCTCTCGCCGCAAAGTCACCCATCATGCAATGGTGCGAGCGCCTGCCGGCCATGGGTGAGATTGCCGACCCGGGCCATGCGGCCTTGTTCGCCACCGAGAGCCTGCGGGTCACCCACCTGGCCGGATTCCAGGCCGAAGTGATCGGCACCCTGCGTGCCGCCCGCGAACAGCGTGAACGTGAGGAAAAGCTGGCCAAGCAGGCTCCGGCCCTGGAGCCTAGCCGGCGGCGGCTGGTGTTCATGGACGATCTGGCCAGCCAGCCGGGCCTCAACGATAGGCTCCGGGCCATCATCAAGGGCGAGAACTGCGATATCCGGAGCCTCCCGCCCAACGCGCCCCTGGGCAACAACGGCATCGACGTCAAAGAGGTGCTCAAGCCCTGCCGGGCCGGCATCACGGTGTTTGCCGACCGGGCCAAGTTCCTGACGGTCTACAACCGGCTGACCTTCCTCCTCAACCAGGTGGCCGAGGGCAGCCTGCCGGTGGCCCGCTGGGGCGTCTATCTGGAACAGGGCACGGTGCAGAGCGAATTCGGCATCGACTCAGAGGACGTGGTGCCGCTGGACGAGCAAGGTCTGGCGGACTTCCTGCGAGGGCTGTAA
- the mch gene encoding methenyltetrahydromethanopterin cyclohydrolase, producing MSQAVSVNAHALPIVKHLVANADKLRLKITRASNGATIIDAGIQALGSLEAGRLIGEICMGGLGTVTLTHGGPFSRWPLMVNVHSTNPVISCLGSQYAGWSLSHGERKGAFYALGSGPARALATKVKDGKEEPVEELYKELGYRDQCGETAIVMEVDKIPPVELIDKVARATQLDASAVTVILTPTSSLAGGMQVVARVLEVSLHKAHSLHFPLEHIIDGTGYAPVPPPHPNFVEAMGRTNDAILFGGTVHLFVKGSDDAAETLATKLPSSMSSDYGKPFAQVFKDYKYDFFKIDAMLFSPARVIVTAVDSGRSFHAGQLDEELLERSFGGE from the coding sequence ATGTCTCAAGCAGTCAGCGTCAACGCCCACGCCTTGCCCATCGTCAAGCATCTGGTCGCCAATGCCGACAAGCTGCGCCTCAAAATCACTCGTGCCAGCAACGGCGCCACCATCATTGACGCGGGCATTCAGGCCCTGGGCAGCCTGGAGGCGGGACGCCTGATCGGCGAGATCTGCATGGGCGGGCTCGGCACCGTTACCCTGACCCACGGCGGGCCATTCTCACGCTGGCCGCTTATGGTGAATGTGCATTCCACCAATCCGGTGATCTCCTGCCTGGGCAGCCAGTACGCCGGCTGGAGTCTGTCCCACGGCGAGCGCAAGGGCGCCTTCTATGCCCTGGGCTCCGGCCCCGCGCGCGCCCTGGCGACCAAGGTCAAGGACGGCAAGGAGGAACCGGTGGAGGAGTTGTACAAGGAACTGGGTTACCGCGACCAGTGCGGGGAAACCGCCATCGTCATGGAGGTGGACAAGATCCCGCCGGTGGAGTTGATCGACAAGGTGGCGCGCGCGACCCAACTGGATGCGTCCGCCGTGACCGTGATCCTCACGCCTACCAGCAGCCTGGCCGGCGGCATGCAGGTGGTTGCGCGGGTGCTGGAAGTGTCCCTGCACAAGGCCCATTCCCTGCATTTCCCGCTGGAGCACATCATCGACGGCACGGGCTACGCGCCGGTGCCGCCGCCTCATCCCAATTTTGTCGAGGCCATGGGGCGCACCAACGACGCCATCCTGTTCGGCGGCACCGTGCATCTGTTCGTCAAGGGCAGCGATGACGCGGCGGAGACGCTGGCCACCAAGCTGCCCAGTTCCATGTCCAGCGACTACGGCAAGCCTTTCGCCCAGGTATTCAAGGATTACAAGTACGACTTCTTCAAGATCGACGCCATGCTGTTCAGCCCGGCCCGTGTCATCGTGACCGCCGTTGATTCGGGGCGCAGCTTCCACGCCGGCCAGTTGGACGAGGAGTTGCTGGAGCGCTCGTTCGGCGGGGAATAG
- a CDS encoding nSTAND1 domain-containing NTPase, whose protein sequence is MRALKLNLSPYVGLRPYTEKEALLFFGRDAHVRDLLAKLEGRQRFIPVLGASGTGKSSLVRAGLIPALHRGALAEAGHSWQVCIIKPGDAPLANLARGLAEDSRWLDGEHREMAVSALRASLGVSPLALSELRRAKAETFGEEALLLVVDQFEEIFRYRQQNPDEADRFIQLLLRSAREDVPIYVVITMRSDFLGSCVAFFGLPEAINGGLYLTPRLSPEQLKSVIASPLGLVGGSIDPVLVTRLVNGLKGEDELPVLQHALLRMWNRAQEQGRSRIEAEDFEAVCSAPEDEPGAPDLAYAIDRHAEELYLAFAPEAQMAARRIFPALVERQGNTDVRRPQNLAELAALTGEGQDAMALSVVEAFRSPGAGFLLPAPEQALEAAHVVDFSHEALIRQWRRLQDWLTEDEADAQELREWRQRAMRQQSGGGWLDNNDCERAERWQERLLRCGDAKRWALRYVSSEDWRMISAYIDASRQRLTEEAEERERLQQELRQSELKRLRSEARWAKGIAISAMVLLVGGLLLIQFLAFKDEHLFSYRAAVYALLGKTGIYTLQPEMVQIPPEDVWRDPAKRSFLMGSEKIDLLSFDTEYPQHPVTFAKPFEMGRYEVTFDEYQVFAYLIEGDGGCADRHKIETPGDQDSGWGRGKRPAIGVSWDDAICYAQWLSRRTGKAYRLPSEAEWEYAARAGTTTSYWWGDGTNLSKAVCRDCTAEFEGRKEGKESAEAGDPAIPLNPWGLQNTSGNVQEWVRDCAHESYEGAPVDGSAWEEAGCESGQRVMRGGSWEDVPGNVRSATRSARPPDYRFNWIGFRLAKTL, encoded by the coding sequence ATGCGCGCCCTCAAGCTGAACCTTTCGCCTTATGTGGGGCTTCGTCCGTATACGGAGAAAGAGGCCCTGCTGTTTTTCGGCCGCGACGCCCATGTTCGCGATCTGCTGGCCAAGTTGGAAGGCCGCCAGCGCTTCATCCCGGTGCTGGGCGCGTCCGGCACCGGCAAATCCTCACTGGTGCGGGCCGGGCTGATTCCCGCCCTGCACCGAGGCGCGCTGGCCGAGGCCGGCCATTCATGGCAGGTCTGCATCATCAAGCCGGGGGATGCGCCCCTGGCGAACCTGGCACGGGGGCTGGCGGAGGATTCCCGCTGGCTGGATGGCGAGCACCGCGAGATGGCGGTGTCGGCCCTTCGGGCAAGCCTGGGGGTGAGTCCCTTGGCCCTGTCGGAACTGCGCCGCGCCAAGGCCGAGACATTTGGCGAAGAAGCCTTGCTGCTGGTGGTGGACCAGTTCGAGGAAATCTTCCGCTACCGCCAGCAGAATCCGGACGAGGCCGACCGCTTCATTCAACTGCTGCTGCGCTCGGCCAGGGAAGATGTGCCCATCTACGTGGTCATCACCATGCGCTCGGATTTTTTGGGTTCCTGCGTGGCCTTCTTCGGCCTGCCCGAGGCCATCAATGGGGGGCTCTACCTCACCCCGCGCCTGAGTCCGGAACAGCTCAAGTCGGTGATCGCCTCGCCCCTGGGGCTGGTGGGCGGCAGCATCGATCCGGTGCTGGTCACCCGTTTGGTCAATGGTTTGAAGGGCGAGGACGAGTTGCCGGTGCTGCAGCATGCCTTGCTGCGCATGTGGAACCGTGCGCAGGAACAGGGCCGCAGCCGCATCGAGGCCGAAGATTTCGAAGCCGTGTGCAGTGCGCCGGAGGACGAGCCCGGTGCGCCGGATCTGGCTTACGCCATCGACCGCCATGCCGAGGAACTGTATCTGGCTTTTGCGCCGGAAGCGCAGATGGCGGCGCGGCGGATTTTTCCAGCCCTGGTGGAACGCCAAGGCAACACCGACGTGCGCCGCCCGCAAAATCTCGCCGAACTGGCTGCCCTGACGGGCGAAGGGCAGGACGCAATGGCGCTGTCGGTGGTCGAAGCCTTCCGCTCGCCCGGCGCGGGCTTTCTGCTGCCAGCGCCCGAGCAGGCGCTTGAAGCGGCCCATGTGGTGGACTTCAGCCACGAGGCCCTGATCCGCCAATGGCGGCGGCTGCAGGACTGGCTGACCGAAGACGAGGCCGACGCCCAGGAGTTGCGGGAATGGCGGCAACGGGCCATGCGGCAGCAGTCGGGGGGCGGCTGGCTGGACAACAATGACTGCGAACGGGCAGAGCGCTGGCAGGAACGCTTGCTTCGCTGTGGCGACGCCAAGCGCTGGGCGCTGCGTTATGTCAGCTCCGAGGACTGGCGCATGATCAGCGCCTACATCGACGCCAGCCGTCAGCGCCTCACGGAGGAAGCGGAAGAGCGCGAGCGCCTGCAGCAGGAGCTGCGGCAGTCCGAGTTGAAGCGTTTGCGGTCTGAGGCCCGCTGGGCCAAGGGCATCGCCATCTCGGCCATGGTTCTGCTGGTCGGAGGCTTGCTGCTGATCCAGTTTCTGGCATTCAAGGATGAGCATCTGTTCAGCTACCGCGCCGCTGTCTACGCCTTGCTGGGCAAGACCGGCATCTACACCTTGCAGCCGGAGATGGTGCAGATTCCGCCCGAGGACGTTTGGCGTGACCCGGCCAAGCGGAGCTTTCTCATGGGGTCCGAGAAAATCGATCTACTATCGTTTGATACGGAGTATCCCCAGCATCCCGTCACCTTTGCCAAGCCCTTCGAGATGGGGCGGTACGAAGTCACCTTCGATGAGTACCAGGTGTTCGCCTATCTCATCGAAGGCGATGGCGGCTGCGCTGACCGGCATAAGATCGAGACACCCGGTGATCAGGATTCCGGCTGGGGGCGAGGGAAACGGCCGGCAATCGGCGTCTCCTGGGACGATGCGATCTGCTACGCCCAGTGGTTGAGTCGGCGGACCGGCAAGGCCTATCGTCTGCCCAGCGAGGCGGAATGGGAATATGCCGCCCGCGCCGGCACCACTACCAGTTATTGGTGGGGTGACGGGACGAATTTGAGCAAGGCCGTGTGCAGGGACTGTACTGCTGAGTTCGAAGGCAGGAAAGAGGGAAAAGAGAGCGCCGAAGCGGGCGATCCGGCCATTCCGCTGAACCCCTGGGGGCTTCAGAATACCAGCGGCAATGTGCAAGAGTGGGTGCGAGACTGCGCGCATGAAAGCTACGAGGGCGCGCCCGTCGACGGCAGCGCTTGGGAAGAAGCCGGCTGCGAAAGTGGCCAGCGCGTGATGCGGGGCGGTTCGTGGGAAGACGTACCTGGCAATGTTCGGTCCGCGACCCGTAGCGCCAGGCCCCCGGACTACCGGTTCAACTGGATCGGTTTTCGGCTCGCCAAGACGCTCTAA
- a CDS encoding ATP-grasp domain-containing protein produces the protein MVAKGHRPLLLVALSARVMAESAARGGLRPVSLDLFGDADTRAASAHCVALPSRDRGFDEDALLAAARAWTGAELVYGGGVDTRPELLRRLVRGNRLLGNGPDTVRLVHDPAPFFAMLDRLGIRHPDVVFSPPVDTGSWLLKEAASEGGFGVRPCASGGGSVPPGAYFQRRLTGRVFSVLFLADGQSVALIGFNSLFTDSGNPEAPFVFAGAINRAELTRRQREVIADYADRLAKGLGLVGLNGIDFMLEGGEVRVLELNPRPTATVQLFDAERPGGWLSAHRAACRGEPVAHYPVSGPVRGFRVVFADKPLALAEDLAWPPWCADRPCAASVIELGEPICTVTASGSNFETVEHLLAERAARVLHRVELPWSRSLESAL, from the coding sequence TTGGTTGCTAAAGGCCATCGCCCGCTCCTGCTGGTTGCGCTCTCCGCCAGGGTGATGGCCGAATCCGCCGCGCGGGGTGGCTTGCGGCCGGTCAGCCTGGACCTGTTCGGGGATGCGGATACCCGTGCCGCCTCCGCTCATTGTGTGGCGCTGCCATCCCGTGATCGGGGATTTGACGAGGACGCCCTGCTGGCCGCCGCCCGGGCCTGGACCGGCGCGGAGCTGGTCTATGGCGGCGGCGTCGACACCCGCCCGGAACTGCTGCGGCGGCTGGTGCGAGGCAACAGGCTGCTGGGTAATGGCCCCGACACGGTGCGGCTCGTTCATGATCCGGCCCCCTTCTTCGCGATGCTGGACCGGTTGGGCATCCGGCATCCGGACGTCGTGTTTTCACCTCCCGTAGACACCGGCTCCTGGCTGCTCAAGGAAGCGGCGAGCGAGGGCGGTTTTGGCGTTCGCCCCTGTGCTTCCGGCGGCGGGTCGGTTCCCCCAGGCGCTTATTTTCAGCGCCGGCTGACTGGCAGGGTCTTTTCGGTCCTGTTCCTGGCGGATGGCCAGTCGGTTGCCCTCATCGGTTTCAACAGCCTCTTTACCGATTCGGGAAATCCGGAGGCGCCTTTCGTGTTCGCCGGCGCCATCAACCGTGCGGAACTGACGAGGCGGCAGCGTGAGGTCATCGCCGACTATGCGGACCGTCTTGCCAAGGGGCTTGGTTTGGTGGGGCTCAATGGCATCGATTTCATGCTGGAGGGCGGCGAGGTACGGGTGTTGGAGCTCAACCCCAGGCCCACGGCCACCGTGCAACTGTTTGATGCGGAGCGGCCAGGCGGGTGGCTGTCCGCGCATAGGGCGGCCTGCCGCGGCGAACCGGTAGCGCATTATCCTGTATCCGGTCCGGTGCGCGGCTTTCGCGTCGTGTTCGCCGACAAACCTCTGGCGCTTGCGGAGGATCTGGCCTGGCCGCCCTGGTGCGCCGACCGCCCGTGCGCTGCGTCGGTCATCGAGCTTGGAGAGCCGATTTGCACGGTGACTGCCTCCGGTTCGAATTTTGAGACGGTTGAACACTTGCTGGCCGAGCGGGCGGCGCGGGTGCTGCATAGGGTGGAATTGCCGTGGTCCCGTAGCCTGGAATCAGCCCTGTGA
- a CDS encoding triphosphoribosyl-dephospho-CoA synthase, which translates to MLISDAKALQAAYLDACEEELQAFKPGNVSVHSEGHDMSVADFRRSAEASAPYLCDPALGLGERIYHAIRATREAVGCNTNLGIVLLAAPLILACELGEKDYSLRENLGRVLSSTSREDASWVFRAICLASPGGLGRVQDHDVSGEARVTLLEAMEAASDRDMIAFQYASDYATVFEMAIPSYHTSFSRWRDGRWAAVAVFAKLLRQIPDSHIGRKFGDRFTGMVSDRMARIDEALSRLERPELLLEFLREADAEFKSAGINPGTTADLTVTCLLAVRLQSLVDARAA; encoded by the coding sequence GTGCTGATTTCGGATGCAAAAGCCTTGCAGGCCGCCTACCTTGATGCCTGTGAGGAAGAGCTCCAGGCCTTCAAGCCGGGCAATGTGAGCGTCCATTCCGAGGGCCACGATATGAGCGTGGCGGATTTCCGCCGCAGCGCCGAGGCCAGCGCGCCCTACCTGTGCGATCCCGCGCTAGGGTTGGGGGAGCGCATTTACCACGCCATTCGGGCCACCCGTGAGGCGGTGGGTTGCAATACCAACCTGGGCATCGTTTTGCTGGCCGCACCACTGATTCTCGCCTGCGAGCTAGGGGAAAAAGATTATTCCCTGAGGGAAAACCTTGGACGGGTTCTGAGCAGCACCAGCCGGGAAGATGCCAGCTGGGTGTTCCGCGCCATATGCCTTGCAAGCCCCGGAGGGCTTGGGCGCGTGCAGGATCACGATGTCAGCGGGGAGGCCAGGGTGACTTTATTGGAGGCGATGGAGGCCGCTTCCGATCGGGATATGATCGCCTTTCAGTATGCGAGCGACTACGCGACGGTTTTTGAAATGGCGATTCCGAGCTATCATACATCGTTTTCCCGGTGGCGGGATGGAAGATGGGCGGCCGTGGCCGTGTTCGCGAAACTGCTGAGGCAGATTCCGGACAGCCACATCGGACGCAAGTTCGGAGACCGGTTCACCGGGATGGTGAGCGACAGGATGGCGCGGATCGATGAAGCGTTGTCCCGTCTCGAGAGACCTGAGCTACTCTTGGAGTTTCTGCGGGAGGCGGATGCCGAGTTCAAGTCTGCCGGAATCAATCCGGGAACCACGGCTGATCTGACGGTGACATGCCTACTGGCGGTACGTCTGCAAAGTCTTGTCGATGCGCGCGCGGCCTGA